Proteins encoded by one window of Streptacidiphilus sp. PB12-B1b:
- a CDS encoding cysteine dioxygenase family protein: MSRPQSTRVSYDGLSDVSIAGDPLAWPHLAPAPLTRPTTVGDFAALARAVAADPDRWRPLVRYDALTRWYSRLETGPGYEVWLLSWLPGQGSGGHDHGRSSGVLSVLQGELTERSLTGAGQTVRRLGEGAQRMFAPGYLHEVVNDSLEPAVSVHVYFPGLTEMTPYGSGWSRPRAGEQHAAAPTADSRTL; the protein is encoded by the coding sequence GTGTCTCGCCCCCAGTCCACCCGCGTGTCCTACGACGGCCTGAGCGATGTCAGCATCGCCGGCGACCCGCTGGCCTGGCCGCACCTCGCGCCCGCCCCGCTCACCCGGCCGACCACCGTCGGCGACTTCGCCGCGCTCGCCCGCGCCGTCGCCGCCGACCCGGACCGCTGGCGTCCGCTGGTCCGCTACGACGCACTGACCCGCTGGTACTCCCGGCTGGAGACCGGCCCCGGGTACGAGGTGTGGCTGCTCAGCTGGCTGCCCGGCCAGGGCAGCGGCGGCCACGACCACGGCCGCTCCTCCGGCGTGCTCTCCGTGCTCCAGGGCGAGCTGACCGAGCGCTCGCTGACCGGCGCCGGGCAGACCGTGCGGCGGCTCGGCGAGGGCGCCCAGCGGATGTTCGCGCCCGGCTACCTGCACGAGGTGGTGAACGACTCGCTGGAGCCCGCCGTCAGCGTCCACGTCTACTTCCCTGGGCTCACCGAGATGACGCCGTACGGCTCGGGCTGGTCCCGGCCGCGCGCCGGGGAGCAGCACGCCGCCGCGCCCACGGCCGACAGCCGGACCCTGTAG
- a CDS encoding glycosyltransferase family 2 protein gives MTATATPYGHPTSGRPPAYPRHLVTAVLVAHDGARWLPQALNGLFAQDRPVQRILAADTGSTDRTPQLLADALGPDAVRQYGRRTGFGTAVNETVRGSSPLRPEDLPYAIGAVGYDPVEDGGGDQFGDPLGHHDELAADQLLAGGSTEPVEWLWLLHDDCEPAPDALRKLLQVAETTPTAAVVGPKLRSWYDRRQLLEVGVSIARSGRRWTGLDRREQDQGQRDQVRPVLSVSTAGMLIRRDVFEQLGGFDKALPLMRDDVDLCWRVAAAGHRTVVAPDAAMRHAEAASRERRPIDCARPGHPHRIDKAGAVFTLLANSRGLLLPYLLLRITLSTLLRALGYLLGKTPGQAVDELAGLAHVLLRFGAVVAARGRRRRTRSPDAIDDRSLFPAPGATTRAAVENLVAEFAGRTGNEAMSSRHGSVESGPVDDDAEFLEIEQFARLKRIARKPAPVLFAGLLLITLVACRNLIGTGALYGGALLPTPGGAGDLWQQYAATWQANGVGSAGGAPPYLGVLAALATLTFGNPSLAVGLVLILAVPLAGVSAYLVSRPLIASRFVRAWASAGYALLPAATGALAQGRIGTAILAVLLPPLARAAAIAVGLGIRRETAARGGRPGWRSAWVAALLLTLTTAFVPLAWVLGLLLMLGALIAALLRGGAFGSGVSALRSLGLRCLVIAGTPLLVLAPWSLGLFAHPGRLLLEAGIPGAVGPTATPTNLLLLSPGGSGAVPGVLVVGIVLAALAALLRADRRRAVVAAWGGACVGLLGTVLTGTAKVVPGPGQAPVSVWAGPATLIAGIALLSAAAIGADGARARVAGIDFGWRQPVAAVVLLTAGLAPVAAAGWWVVRGADGPLARGNGQLVPAFIAQQADSVEQVRTLVLRTGDNGGVVSYALVRGAGPTVGSAEATDATKPSADLGALIGNLVAGAGGDPASQLADYAVQYIQVLAPVSTQVSDALDGTPGLTRLNEQQSGSIWRLTQNVARAAIQAPGSADVNVPSGAVDVHATIPSGSSGRVLRLADSADPGWHATLDGTALTPTAPVDGWAQGFQLPANGGRLAVSYSESTGHVGWIAGQCFLALVVLVLALPGRRDRRDDDQPEDGESPEALAAAADVPAPGSRRARRLAAEAPDGPQAPGDPLAPGDPVAPGGEAAPGQDPFQPFDPAAAADPGPAPDADAPATGPAAEPAPAFVPSQQSWEQQGYPQQPAAQPYGWDQYQAPAQPYEQQEYEQQSYEQAYPVEPGYQQPYYPEQPYPEQPQPYQEQPYYGEGYPAEPGRPADPGYPPQQGYDWPGGAPVPGQAVPQHDTGAYGSLPPDDPWLQGNDTHGTHHDGTGN, from the coding sequence ATGACTGCCACAGCGACTCCCTACGGCCACCCCACGTCGGGACGCCCGCCCGCGTACCCCCGGCACCTGGTCACCGCCGTCCTGGTCGCCCACGACGGAGCCCGCTGGCTGCCGCAGGCCCTGAACGGCCTCTTCGCCCAGGACCGCCCCGTCCAGCGGATCCTCGCCGCCGACACCGGCTCCACCGACCGCACCCCGCAGCTGCTCGCCGACGCCCTCGGCCCCGACGCCGTCCGCCAGTACGGCCGCCGCACCGGCTTCGGCACCGCCGTCAACGAGACCGTGCGCGGCAGCAGCCCGCTGCGCCCCGAGGACCTCCCCTACGCCATCGGCGCCGTCGGCTACGACCCGGTCGAGGACGGCGGCGGCGACCAGTTCGGCGACCCGCTCGGCCACCACGACGAACTCGCCGCCGACCAGCTCCTCGCCGGGGGCTCCACCGAGCCCGTCGAATGGCTGTGGCTGCTCCACGACGACTGCGAGCCCGCGCCCGACGCGCTGCGCAAGCTGCTCCAGGTCGCCGAGACCACCCCCACCGCCGCCGTCGTCGGCCCCAAGCTCCGCAGCTGGTACGACCGCAGGCAGCTGCTGGAGGTCGGCGTCAGCATCGCCCGCAGCGGCCGCCGCTGGACCGGCCTGGACCGCCGCGAACAGGACCAGGGCCAGCGCGACCAGGTCCGCCCGGTGCTCTCCGTCTCCACCGCCGGGATGCTGATCCGCCGCGACGTCTTCGAGCAGCTCGGCGGCTTCGACAAGGCCCTGCCGCTGATGCGCGACGACGTCGACCTGTGCTGGCGCGTCGCCGCCGCCGGGCACCGCACCGTCGTCGCCCCCGACGCCGCCATGCGCCACGCCGAGGCCGCCAGCCGCGAACGCCGCCCCATCGACTGCGCCCGCCCGGGCCACCCGCACCGCATCGACAAGGCCGGCGCGGTCTTCACCCTGCTCGCCAACTCCCGCGGCCTGCTGCTGCCCTACCTGCTGCTGCGGATCACCCTCAGCACCCTGCTCCGGGCGCTCGGCTACCTCCTCGGCAAGACCCCCGGCCAGGCCGTGGACGAACTCGCCGGCCTGGCCCACGTGCTGCTGCGCTTCGGCGCCGTCGTCGCCGCACGCGGCCGCCGCCGGCGCACCCGCAGCCCCGACGCCATCGACGACCGCAGCCTGTTCCCCGCGCCCGGCGCCACCACCCGCGCCGCCGTGGAGAACCTGGTGGCCGAATTCGCCGGGCGCACCGGCAACGAGGCCATGTCCAGCCGACACGGCTCGGTCGAGTCCGGACCGGTCGACGACGACGCCGAGTTCCTGGAGATCGAGCAGTTCGCCCGGCTCAAGCGGATCGCCCGCAAACCCGCCCCGGTGCTCTTCGCCGGACTGCTGCTGATCACACTGGTCGCCTGCCGCAACCTCATCGGCACCGGCGCCCTGTACGGCGGCGCGCTGCTGCCCACCCCCGGCGGCGCCGGCGACCTGTGGCAGCAGTACGCCGCGACCTGGCAGGCCAACGGCGTCGGCTCGGCCGGCGGCGCGCCCCCCTACCTGGGCGTGCTCGCCGCACTGGCCACCCTCACCTTCGGCAACCCCAGCCTGGCCGTGGGCCTGGTGCTGATCCTGGCCGTCCCGCTGGCCGGGGTCTCCGCCTACCTGGTCTCCCGGCCGCTGATCGCCTCCCGCTTCGTCCGCGCCTGGGCCAGCGCCGGATACGCCCTGCTGCCCGCCGCCACCGGCGCCCTCGCCCAGGGCCGCATCGGCACCGCCATCCTGGCCGTGCTGCTGCCGCCGCTGGCCCGCGCCGCCGCCATCGCCGTCGGCCTCGGCATCCGCCGCGAGACCGCGGCCCGCGGCGGACGCCCCGGCTGGCGCAGCGCCTGGGTGGCCGCCCTGCTGCTCACCCTCACCACCGCCTTCGTACCGCTCGCCTGGGTGCTCGGCCTGCTGCTGATGCTCGGCGCGCTGATCGCCGCCCTCCTGCGCGGCGGCGCCTTCGGCAGCGGCGTCAGCGCGCTGCGCAGCCTGGGCCTGCGCTGCCTGGTCATCGCCGGAACCCCGCTGCTGGTGCTCGCGCCCTGGTCGCTCGGCCTGTTCGCGCACCCCGGCCGACTGCTGCTGGAGGCCGGCATCCCCGGCGCGGTCGGCCCCACCGCGACGCCGACCAACCTGCTGCTGCTCAGCCCCGGCGGCAGCGGCGCGGTCCCCGGCGTCCTGGTCGTCGGCATCGTGCTGGCGGCCCTGGCCGCGCTGCTGCGCGCCGACCGCCGCCGGGCCGTCGTCGCCGCCTGGGGCGGGGCCTGCGTCGGTCTGCTCGGCACCGTCCTCACCGGCACCGCCAAGGTCGTCCCCGGACCGGGCCAGGCCCCGGTGTCGGTCTGGGCCGGACCGGCGACGCTGATCGCCGGGATCGCGCTGCTCTCCGCCGCCGCCATCGGCGCGGACGGCGCCCGGGCCCGGGTCGCCGGAATCGACTTCGGCTGGCGGCAGCCGGTCGCGGCGGTCGTCCTGCTCACCGCCGGGCTCGCCCCGGTCGCCGCAGCCGGCTGGTGGGTGGTCCGCGGCGCGGACGGCCCGCTGGCGCGCGGCAACGGCCAACTGGTGCCCGCCTTCATCGCCCAACAGGCGGACAGCGTCGAACAGGTGCGCACCCTGGTGCTGCGCACCGGCGACAACGGCGGCGTGGTCTCGTACGCCCTGGTGCGCGGCGCGGGCCCGACCGTCGGCAGCGCCGAGGCCACCGACGCCACCAAGCCCTCCGCCGACCTGGGTGCGCTGATCGGCAACCTGGTCGCGGGCGCGGGCGGCGACCCCGCCTCCCAGCTGGCCGACTACGCCGTGCAGTACATCCAGGTGCTCGCGCCGGTCAGCACCCAGGTCAGCGACGCCCTCGACGGCACCCCCGGCCTCACCCGGCTGAACGAGCAGCAGAGCGGCAGCATCTGGCGGCTCACCCAGAACGTCGCCCGGGCCGCCATCCAGGCCCCCGGCAGCGCGGACGTCAACGTGCCGTCCGGCGCGGTGGACGTGCACGCCACCATCCCCTCCGGCTCCTCCGGCCGGGTGCTGCGGCTCGCCGACTCGGCCGACCCCGGCTGGCACGCCACCCTCGACGGCACGGCGCTCACCCCGACCGCCCCGGTCGACGGCTGGGCGCAGGGCTTCCAGCTCCCGGCCAACGGCGGCAGGCTGGCGGTCTCCTACAGCGAGAGCACCGGCCACGTCGGCTGGATCGCCGGGCAGTGCTTCCTGGCGCTGGTGGTGCTGGTGCTGGCGCTCCCGGGACGGCGCGACCGGCGCGACGACGACCAGCCCGAGGACGGCGAGAGCCCGGAGGCGCTGGCCGCAGCCGCCGACGTACCGGCGCCGGGCTCGCGCCGGGCCCGCCGGCTCGCGGCGGAGGCACCGGACGGCCCGCAGGCGCCGGGCGACCCCCTGGCCCCTGGCGACCCCGTGGCCCCGGGCGGTGAGGCCGCGCCCGGCCAGGACCCCTTCCAGCCGTTCGACCCCGCCGCCGCCGCCGACCCCGGCCCGGCCCCCGATGCCGACGCTCCGGCCACCGGGCCCGCCGCCGAACCTGCCCCGGCCTTCGTCCCGAGCCAGCAGAGCTGGGAGCAGCAGGGCTACCCGCAGCAGCCCGCCGCCCAGCCCTACGGCTGGGACCAGTACCAGGCGCCGGCCCAGCCCTACGAGCAACAGGAGTACGAGCAGCAGTCGTACGAGCAGGCGTACCCGGTCGAGCCGGGCTACCAGCAGCCGTACTACCCGGAGCAGCCGTACCCCGAGCAGCCGCAGCCCTACCAGGAGCAGCCGTACTACGGCGAGGGCTACCCGGCCGAGCCGGGCCGGCCGGCCGACCCCGGCTACCCGCCGCAGCAGGGCTACGACTGGCCCGGCGGCGCGCCCGTGCCCGGCCAGGCCGTGCCGCAGCACGACACCGGCGCCTACGGCTCCCTCCCGCCCGACGACCCGTGGCTCCAGGGCAACGACACGCACGGCACCCACCACGACGGAACCGGGAACTGA
- a CDS encoding WhiB family transcriptional regulator, translating into MSELFELMIADDETGEEELGWQERALCAQTDPESFFPEKGGSTREAKKVCLACEVRSECLEYALANDERFGIWGGLSERERRRLKKAVV; encoded by the coding sequence ATGAGCGAGCTCTTTGAGTTGATGATCGCCGATGACGAAACCGGCGAGGAAGAGCTCGGCTGGCAGGAGCGCGCCCTCTGCGCCCAGACCGACCCCGAGTCCTTCTTCCCCGAGAAGGGCGGCTCCACCCGCGAGGCCAAGAAGGTCTGCCTTGCCTGCGAGGTCCGCTCCGAGTGCCTGGAGTACGCCCTGGCCAACGACGAGCGCTTCGGCATCTGGGGCGGCCTCTCCGAGCGCGAGCGCCGCCGCCTCAAGAAGGCCGTCGTCTGA
- a CDS encoding metallopeptidase family protein, with translation MDRPAASDSRPRRRDRHGRGLRGPLAPPQVPIALSRSEIFDDYVRESVERLERRWPQLGEVEFAVQDVPGPLPGEPEQEPEDARADDVPLARLLPAPKGGAPRIVVYRRPVESRAKGRDERAALVHEIVVEQVAEFLGVEPEAVDPRFGEDD, from the coding sequence GTGGACAGACCAGCCGCCTCCGACAGCCGCCCGCGCCGACGGGACCGACACGGTCGCGGGCTGCGCGGCCCGCTCGCGCCCCCGCAGGTGCCGATCGCGCTGAGCAGATCGGAGATCTTCGACGACTACGTGCGCGAGTCGGTGGAGCGGTTGGAGCGGCGCTGGCCGCAGCTGGGCGAGGTGGAGTTCGCCGTCCAGGACGTGCCCGGGCCGCTTCCGGGCGAGCCGGAGCAGGAGCCCGAGGACGCCCGGGCGGACGACGTGCCGCTGGCGCGGCTGCTGCCCGCCCCGAAGGGCGGCGCGCCGCGGATCGTGGTCTACCGGCGGCCGGTGGAGAGCCGGGCCAAGGGACGGGACGAGCGCGCCGCGCTGGTCCACGAGATCGTGGTGGAGCAGGTCGCCGAGTTCCTGGGGGTCGAGCCGGAGGCGGTGGACCCCCGCTTCGGCGAGGACGACTGA
- a CDS encoding cell wall metabolism sensor histidine kinase WalK: MNDYLVMAGYAAAGAGVAGLLGWPAIVLLRRRSLALSLFTVALVTALSLSASTIAVARAMLLMRHDYAVVTIVLIMGCLVSLAVAALLSRQVVVGSRALTRAARTVGSDDGFTAPAGPLSSELAALSSELAATSARLARSRERERALESSRRELIAWISHDLRTPLAGLRAMAEALEDGVADDPQRYHARMRTEVDRLTGMVDDLFELSRIQAGALTLTLSRVSVYDLVGDAIAGAYPLARERGVRLVGDRVAPAPVEVDSREITRVLGNLLINAIRSTPADGTVAVAARREQQEVVVSVTDGCGGIDEQDLARVFETGWRGGSARTPRSVPTAPSGAVQHHGDTGAGLGLAIVRGIVEAHAGRATVRNVHGGCCFEIALPAASPTAPAPA, encoded by the coding sequence ATGAACGACTACCTGGTGATGGCCGGCTACGCCGCCGCCGGGGCCGGAGTGGCCGGGCTGCTCGGCTGGCCCGCCATCGTGCTGCTGCGCCGCCGCTCGCTGGCCCTGTCGCTGTTCACGGTGGCCCTGGTGACCGCCCTGTCGCTGTCCGCCAGCACCATCGCGGTCGCCCGCGCCATGCTGCTGATGCGCCACGACTACGCCGTGGTCACCATCGTGCTGATCATGGGCTGCCTGGTGTCGCTGGCGGTCGCCGCGCTGCTCAGCCGTCAGGTGGTGGTCGGCAGCCGGGCGCTGACCCGGGCCGCGCGGACGGTGGGCAGCGACGACGGCTTCACCGCCCCGGCCGGGCCGCTCAGCTCGGAACTGGCCGCGCTCAGCTCCGAACTGGCCGCCACCAGCGCCCGTCTGGCCCGCTCCCGGGAGCGCGAGCGCGCCCTGGAGTCCTCCCGGCGGGAGCTGATCGCCTGGATCTCGCACGACCTGCGCACCCCGCTGGCCGGACTGCGGGCGATGGCGGAGGCGCTGGAGGACGGGGTCGCCGACGACCCGCAGCGCTACCACGCCCGGATGCGCACCGAGGTGGACCGGCTCACCGGCATGGTCGACGACCTGTTCGAGCTGTCCCGCATCCAGGCCGGGGCGCTCACCCTGACCCTGTCCCGGGTCTCCGTCTACGACCTGGTCGGCGACGCCATAGCCGGGGCCTACCCGCTGGCCCGGGAGCGCGGGGTGCGCCTGGTCGGCGACCGGGTCGCGCCCGCGCCGGTGGAGGTGGACAGCCGGGAGATCACCCGGGTGCTGGGCAATCTGCTGATCAACGCCATCCGCTCGACCCCGGCCGACGGCACGGTCGCCGTCGCAGCCCGGCGGGAGCAGCAGGAGGTGGTGGTGTCGGTCACCGACGGCTGCGGCGGCATCGACGAGCAGGACCTCGCCCGGGTCTTCGAGACCGGCTGGCGCGGCGGCAGCGCCCGGACCCCGCGCAGCGTCCCCACCGCGCCGTCCGGGGCGGTGCAGCACCACGGCGACACCGGTGCGGGGCTCGGGCTGGCCATCGTGCGCGGCATCGTGGAGGCGCACGCCGGGCGGGCGACCGTCCGCAACGTGCACGGCGGCTGCTGCTTCGAGATCGCGCTGCCGGCGGCCAGCCCCACCGCCCCGGCCCCGGCCTGA
- a CDS encoding phosphomannomutase/phosphoglucomutase, which yields MRDLKQIVKAYDVRGVVPDQWDEALSGAFGAAFVRVTGAEAIVVGHDMRPSSPGLSRAFAEGAAAQGADVVEIGLCSTDQLYFASGKLDLPGAMFTASHNPAQYNGIKMCRAGAAPVGEDTGLVEIRELVESWTDADGAVSIPPAAGAAAPGRITRQDELQPYAAHLRGLVDLSAIRPLKVAVDAGNGMGGHTVPTVFDGLPLDVVPMYFELDGTFPNHEANPLDPKNLVDLQAKVREVGADIGLAFDGDADRCFVVDERGEPVSPSAITALVAVRELARAKAAGEEEPTIIHNLITSQAVPEVVREHGGKTVRTRVGHSFIKQEMARTGAVFGGEHSAHYYFRDFWRADTGMLAALHVLAALGGQQGILSALVAEYDRYAASGEINSTVDDQAARSAAVRAAYAEVPGVTFDELDGLTVTGDGWWFNLRASNTEPLLRLNVEARDQAAVAEVRDRVLAIVRG from the coding sequence GTGCGTGACCTCAAGCAGATCGTGAAGGCGTACGACGTGCGCGGCGTGGTCCCCGACCAGTGGGACGAAGCGCTCTCCGGGGCCTTCGGGGCGGCGTTCGTGCGGGTCACCGGCGCCGAGGCGATCGTCGTCGGCCACGACATGCGCCCGTCCTCGCCCGGGCTGAGCCGGGCCTTCGCCGAGGGCGCCGCCGCCCAGGGCGCGGACGTGGTGGAGATCGGCCTCTGCTCCACCGACCAGCTGTACTTCGCCAGCGGCAAGCTCGACCTGCCCGGGGCGATGTTCACCGCCAGCCACAACCCCGCCCAGTACAACGGCATCAAGATGTGCCGCGCCGGGGCCGCGCCGGTCGGCGAGGACACCGGCCTGGTGGAGATCCGCGAACTGGTCGAGAGCTGGACGGACGCCGACGGCGCCGTCAGCATCCCCCCGGCCGCGGGCGCCGCCGCCCCGGGCCGGATCACCCGGCAGGACGAACTCCAGCCGTACGCGGCCCACCTGCGCGGCCTGGTCGACCTCAGCGCCATCCGCCCGCTGAAGGTCGCCGTGGACGCCGGCAACGGCATGGGCGGCCACACCGTCCCGACCGTCTTCGACGGCCTGCCGCTGGACGTCGTCCCGATGTACTTCGAGCTCGACGGGACCTTCCCCAACCACGAGGCCAACCCGCTCGACCCCAAGAACCTGGTCGACCTCCAGGCCAAGGTCCGCGAGGTCGGCGCCGACATCGGCCTCGCCTTCGACGGCGACGCCGACCGCTGCTTCGTGGTGGACGAGCGCGGCGAGCCGGTCTCCCCCTCCGCGATCACCGCCCTGGTCGCCGTCCGCGAGCTGGCCAGGGCCAAGGCGGCGGGGGAGGAGGAGCCGACGATCATCCACAACCTGATCACCTCCCAGGCCGTGCCCGAGGTCGTCCGCGAGCACGGCGGCAAGACCGTCCGCACCCGTGTCGGCCACTCCTTCATCAAGCAGGAGATGGCCCGCACCGGCGCGGTCTTCGGCGGCGAGCACTCCGCCCACTACTACTTCCGCGACTTCTGGCGCGCCGACACCGGCATGCTGGCCGCCCTGCACGTGCTGGCCGCGCTCGGCGGCCAGCAGGGCATCCTGTCCGCGCTGGTCGCCGAGTACGACCGCTACGCCGCCTCCGGCGAGATCAACAGCACCGTGGACGACCAGGCGGCCCGCTCCGCCGCCGTCCGCGCGGCCTACGCCGAGGTGCCCGGGGTGACCTTCGACGAGTTGGACGGCCTCACCGTCACCGGCGACGGCTGGTGGTTCAACCTGCGGGCATCCAACACCGAGCCGCTGCTGCGGCTCAACGTCGAGGCCCGCGACCAGGCCGCCGTGGCCGAGGTCCGCGACCGGGTCCTGGCCATCGTCCGCGGCTGA
- a CDS encoding response regulator transcription factor → MLVVDDDPTVAEVVAGYLLRAGYLVERAEDGRAALERVAETRPDLLVLDLMLPGIDGLEVCRQIRADRATRALPVVMLTAKGDEHDRILGLELGADDYVTKPFSPRELMLRIQSVLRRSASPPPPPSPEPLRAGDLVLDPAARRAQRAGRELTLTLREFDLLAFLLQHPGTAFGREELMRNVWGWDFGDLSTVTVHVRRLREKVEDDPAAPRLITTVWGVGYRFDPVPAAADTADADPDGAGAGAGAEDGSATGAGSAGAARGAGA, encoded by the coding sequence ATCCTGGTCGTCGACGACGACCCCACCGTCGCCGAGGTCGTGGCCGGCTACCTGCTCCGGGCCGGCTACCTCGTCGAGCGCGCCGAGGACGGCCGCGCCGCGCTGGAGCGCGTCGCCGAGACCCGCCCCGACCTGCTCGTCCTGGACCTGATGCTGCCCGGGATCGACGGCCTGGAGGTCTGTCGGCAGATCCGCGCCGACCGGGCCACCAGGGCCCTGCCCGTCGTGATGCTCACCGCCAAGGGCGACGAGCACGACCGGATCCTCGGCCTGGAACTCGGCGCGGACGACTACGTCACCAAGCCCTTCTCGCCGCGCGAGCTGATGCTGCGGATCCAGTCGGTGCTGCGCCGCAGCGCGAGCCCGCCGCCCCCGCCCTCCCCGGAGCCGCTGCGCGCCGGGGACCTGGTGCTCGACCCTGCGGCCCGGCGCGCCCAACGCGCCGGGCGGGAACTGACGCTGACCCTGCGCGAGTTCGACCTGCTGGCCTTCCTGCTGCAGCACCCGGGCACCGCCTTCGGCCGCGAGGAGCTCATGCGCAACGTCTGGGGCTGGGACTTCGGCGACCTCTCCACGGTCACCGTGCACGTCCGCAGGCTGCGGGAGAAGGTCGAGGACGACCCGGCCGCGCCCCGGCTGATCACCACCGTCTGGGGCGTCGGCTACCGCTTCGACCCGGTCCCGGCCGCAGCGGACACGGCAGACGCGGACCCGGACGGGGCCGGGGCCGGGGCCGGGGCCGAAGACGGGTCCGCAACCGGGGCCGGCTCGGCCGGGGCCGCGCGCGGGGCGGGCGCATGA
- a CDS encoding DUF3499 domain-containing protein, whose amino-acid sequence MVVSPVRRCSRTACGRPAVATLTYVYADSTAVLGPLATYAEPHCYDLCAEHSERLTAPRGWDVVRLTVDSGPIRPSGDDLEALANAVREAARPPARRQDGGSQADPTEVGRRGHLRVLRSPDA is encoded by the coding sequence ATCGTCGTGAGCCCTGTCCGTCGATGTTCGCGCACCGCGTGCGGTCGTCCCGCCGTTGCGACGCTGACGTACGTCTACGCGGACTCGACCGCCGTCCTCGGTCCGCTCGCCACCTACGCCGAACCGCACTGCTACGACCTGTGCGCCGAGCACTCCGAGCGGCTCACCGCGCCGCGCGGCTGGGACGTGGTCCGCCTCACCGTCGACTCCGGACCGATCCGGCCCAGCGGCGACGACCTGGAGGCACTGGCCAACGCCGTCCGCGAGGCGGCCCGCCCGCCCGCGCGCCGCCAGGACGGCGGCAGCCAGGCGGATCCGACGGAGGTCGGCCGCCGCGGCCACCTGCGGGTGCTGCGCTCGCCCGACGCCTGA
- a CDS encoding Trm112 family protein, translating into MSIDPALLEIFACPQCHAPLRETAEELVCTGADCGLAYPVRDGIPVLLVDEARRPD; encoded by the coding sequence ATGAGCATCGACCCCGCGCTGCTGGAGATCTTCGCCTGCCCGCAGTGCCACGCACCGCTCAGGGAGACCGCCGAGGAGCTGGTCTGCACCGGCGCCGACTGCGGCCTGGCCTACCCTGTCCGCGACGGGATCCCGGTGCTCCTCGTCGACGAAGCCCGGCGCCCCGACTGA
- a CDS encoding DUF5719 family protein, which translates to MISRTTQSLLGAVGVLALAVGIAEVHPPTGQAAVSGTTVRTAVQNTSLVCPPPLQGSGGTVYSLAAPGSASSASTSGSASLQALAAAPATGGAPSASASAPAAPAQTVVTQTSVGGSTTAKAAAGDKAPALLAAATGATAPGFTVQQTTTTGAILSGTACTAPGTDFWFAGADSNKGSNDVIELTNTESTASDADIHIFNVSGEVEDAQASNLDIPADGSLSLSLSSLLSPFNTNTALAVHVVVHTGRIAAALHADSGSKGADWIPATTLGTTQIISGLPGDLSDATLVVADPGTSDADLNVQLASQSGWITPAGHETVQVKAGTVTSVDLGAITRGQPAALRLSPASDTGQAPAPVVAGIEVVRGSGTSTDTGYLTGTGPIGERATAAGLSAGDSTLLLTATGAASTVKVSSVGGSGSTPVVQQVTIPAGTTVAVTPKAPSGGGTFAVTVEPASGGPVYAARMISRKSGSVPGFTLQQLSDDHSTVEIPHVVQDGSVLLP; encoded by the coding sequence ATGATCAGCCGTACCACGCAGTCCCTGCTCGGAGCCGTCGGTGTGCTCGCGCTGGCCGTGGGCATCGCCGAGGTCCATCCGCCGACGGGTCAGGCGGCCGTCTCCGGCACCACCGTGCGGACCGCGGTGCAGAACACCAGCCTGGTCTGCCCGCCGCCGCTCCAGGGCAGCGGCGGCACGGTCTACAGCCTCGCCGCCCCGGGGTCGGCCAGCTCCGCCTCGACCAGCGGCAGCGCCTCGCTGCAGGCGCTCGCCGCGGCCCCGGCGACCGGCGGCGCCCCCTCGGCGTCCGCCTCCGCCCCCGCGGCCCCGGCGCAGACCGTGGTCACGCAGACCTCCGTCGGCGGCTCCACCACCGCCAAGGCCGCCGCCGGGGACAAGGCGCCCGCGCTGCTCGCCGCCGCCACCGGGGCCACGGCCCCCGGCTTCACCGTGCAGCAGACCACGACCACCGGCGCGATCCTCTCCGGGACGGCCTGCACCGCCCCCGGCACCGACTTCTGGTTCGCCGGAGCCGACTCGAACAAGGGCAGCAACGACGTCATCGAGCTGACCAACACCGAGTCCACCGCCTCCGACGCCGACATCCACATCTTCAACGTCTCCGGCGAGGTCGAGGACGCCCAGGCGTCCAACCTGGACATCCCCGCCGACGGCAGCCTGTCGCTGTCGCTGTCGAGCCTGCTCAGCCCCTTCAACACCAACACCGCGCTGGCCGTGCACGTGGTCGTGCACACCGGCCGGATCGCCGCCGCGCTGCACGCCGACAGCGGCAGCAAGGGCGCCGACTGGATCCCGGCCACCACCCTCGGCACCACCCAGATCATCTCCGGGCTGCCCGGCGACCTCAGCGACGCCACCCTGGTGGTCGCCGACCCGGGCACCAGCGACGCCGACCTGAACGTCCAGCTCGCCTCGCAGAGCGGCTGGATCACCCCGGCCGGGCACGAGACCGTCCAGGTCAAGGCGGGCACGGTGACCTCCGTGGACCTCGGCGCCATCACCCGGGGCCAACCGGCCGCGCTGCGGCTGTCACCCGCCTCCGACACCGGCCAGGCGCCCGCGCCGGTCGTCGCCGGCATCGAGGTGGTGCGCGGCAGCGGCACCTCGACCGACACCGGCTACCTGACCGGGACGGGCCCCATCGGGGAGCGCGCCACCGCGGCGGGCCTCTCCGCCGGGGATTCCACGCTGCTGCTCACCGCCACCGGCGCGGCCTCCACGGTCAAGGTCAGCTCGGTCGGCGGCAGCGGCTCCACCCCGGTCGTGCAGCAGGTGACCATCCCGGCCGGTACGACGGTCGCGGTGACGCCCAAGGCGCCGTCCGGCGGCGGGACGTTCGCGGTCACCGTCGAACCCGCGTCCGGCGGGCCGGTCTACGCGGCACGCATGATCAGCCGGAAGAGCGGTTCGGTGCCCGGCTTCACCCTCCAGCAGCTCTCGGACGACCACAGCACGGTGGAGATCCCGCACGTCGTCCAGGACGGCTCGGTCCTGCTGCCCTGA